One region of Carya illinoinensis cultivar Pawnee chromosome 8, C.illinoinensisPawnee_v1, whole genome shotgun sequence genomic DNA includes:
- the LOC122274132 gene encoding sec-independent protein translocase protein TATA, chloroplastic isoform X1 yields the protein MKTRTHAAAPITGLESKHGISWSSFPNFPTLPSLSSIFPDRESSKTHNPETMEISSVTLCFSSTSRMPPPSLSFSSSNSTFLTSFATSTFLNKTKHKSNTLVASRTGTRTDPAKKGLTCNALFGLGVPELVVIAGVAALVFGPKKLPEVGKSIGKTVKSFQQAAKEFESELKKEPDSTIEAPTEKPASLSEEEKQNIKVSSSKENV from the exons CTTGGTCAAGCTTTCCAAACTTCCCCACCTTACCCTCcttatcatccatcttccccgaCCGAGAAAGCTCCAAAACCCACAACCCAGAAACCATGGAGATCTCATCTGTAACTCTATGTTTTTCTTCCACTTCAAGAATGCCTccaccttctctctctttctcttcctccaacTCCACCTTTCTTACCAGTTTTGCCACCTCCACTTTCTTGAACAAAACCAAGCACAAAAGTAACACTCTGGTTGCGTCCAGAACCGGGACCAGAACTGATCCGGCCAAGAAGGGTCTTACCTGCAACGCTTTGTTTGGTCTTGGCGTGCCCGAGCTGGTGGTTATTGCTGGAGTCGCAGCTTTGGTTTTTGGGCCCAAGAAGTTGCCTGAAGTGGGAAAGAGTATTGGAAAGACCGTCAAGAGCTTCCAACAG GCAGCAAAGGAGTTTGAGTCCGAGCTTAAAAAGGAACCCGATTCCACAATAGAGGCTCCCACCGAGAAACCTGCATCCTTGAGTGAAGAGGAGAAACAAAATATCAAGGTTTCAAGCTCAAAAGAGAATGTATGA